One region of Eupeodes corollae chromosome 1, idEupCoro1.1, whole genome shotgun sequence genomic DNA includes:
- the LOC129954129 gene encoding COP9 signalosome complex subunit 6: MENMEVDFGDIPSMSDKSSNNKVAGASNIMAGPGTVPSVTISLHPLVIMNISEHWTRIRAQAGEHRQVYGALIGKQKGRNIEVMNSFELKTDEVGEDVIINLDYYNTKEAQYKQVFSELDFIGWYTTGEFPTEKEIKIQKQIADINECPIMLQLNPVSRNVDQLPLKLYESVIDIVQGEATMLLVPLVYTLATEEAERIGVDHVARMSTNETGEKSVVAEHLVAQDSAIKMLNTRIKIVLKYIKEVEAGKLEPNQEILREAYSLSHRLPVMQGPGFKEEFYTQCNDVGLITYLGALTKGCNDMNHFVNKFNVLYDRQGSGRRMRGLFY; the protein is encoded by the coding sequence atggaaaatatgGAAGTAGACTTTGGGGATATACCCAGCATGAGTGATAAGTCGTCGAATAATAAAGTTGCTGGTGCTTCGAACATAATGGCCGGTCCTGGAACAGTTCCGTCTGTAACTATATCACTGCATCCTCTAGTTATAATGAATATATCTGAACATTGGACACGAATTCGAGCTCAAGCCGGAGAACATCGCCAAGTCTATGGTGCCTTGATTGGCAAACAAAAGGGACGCAACATCGAAGTGATGAACTCCTTCGAATTAAAGACTGACGAGGTCGGCGAGGATGTCATTATCAACTTGGACTACTACAACACCAAGGAAGCACAGTACAAGCAGGTATTCAGTGAACTAGATTTCATTGGCTGGTACACGACCGGCGAGTTTCCTactgaaaaagaaatcaaaatacaaaaacaaatagccGATATCAACGAATGTCCCATCATGCTGCAACTTAATCCAGTCTCACGCAATGTCGATCAATTGCCACTGAAGCTTTATGAGTCTGTAATTGATATTGTTCAAGGCGAAGCAACAATGTTGCTCGTTCCACTCGTTTACACTCTAGCGACTGAGGAAGCAGAACGCATTGGTGTTGACCATGTCGCTAGGATGTCAACCAATGAGACCGGCGAGAAATCTGTTGTGGCTGAGCATTTGGTAGCTCAAGACAGTGCCATTAAAATGCTCAATACTCGAATTAAAATCGTACTAAAATACATAAAAGAAGTTGAAGCCGGAAAACTTGAACCAAATCAGGAGATTTTAAGGGAGGCTTATTCGTTGAGCCATCGCTTGCCCGTTATGCAAGGACCTGGCTTCAAGGAAGAGTTCTACACACAATGCAACGATGTTGGTTTGATTACGTATTTGGGTGCTCTTACCAAAGGATGCAACGATATGAatcattttgttaataaattcaatgttttgtACGATCGTCAGGGTTCAGGACGAAGGATGCGTGGACTTTTCTATTAG
- the LOC129942248 gene encoding diphthine methyl ester synthase: MFYLIGLGLGDPKDITVKGLEIVRKCQRVFLESYTSILGCPKEELEEFYGRPLLIADRDLVEQGADEILAGAENEDVALLVVGDPFGATTHTDFILRAKEKKISYKVIHNASIMNAIGCCGLQLYKFGETVSIPYWDETWKPDSFYDKIKLNRLNNMHTLCLLDIKVKEPTLESLMRRRKEYLPPRFMSVQEAATQVLTIVEKKDALEKNTVLNEKSLCVGLARVGHDSQQIVVCTLRQMSSTDLGGPLHSMVIPAKDMHPLEVEFLQQYATIKLDEYNN; this comes from the exons atgttttacttaATCGGCCTAGGTCTTGGTGATCCAAAAGATATTACAGTCAAAGGCCTTGAAATCGTCCGCAAATGCCAGAGAGTATTTCTTGAATCTTACACATCAATTCTTGGTTGTCCAAAGGAGGAGCTG GAAGAATTCTATGGACGACCATTATTAATAGCTGATCGGGATCTCGTTGAACAAGGTGCCGATGAAATACTAGCTGGAGCCGAGAACGAAGATGTTGCACTTCTGGTTGTTGGCGATCCATTCGGAGCAACCACACACACCGATTTCATTTTGCGAGCCAAAGAGAAGAAAATCTCTTACAAGGTCATCCACAATGCTTCAATCATGAATGCAATCGGTTGCTGCGGTCTGCAGCTGTACAAATTCGGTGAGACTGTTTCCATTCCATACTGGGATGAAACCTGGAAGCCTGATAGCTTCTAcgataaaattaagttaaatcgTTTAAATAACATGCACACACTCTGTTTGCTGGATATCAAAGTCAAAGAACCAACTTTGGAGTCTCTGATGCGACGGCGAAAGGAATATCTTCCGCCTCGATTTATGAGTGTTCAAGAGGCAGCCACACAGGTGCTGACAATTGTTGAGAAAAAAGACGCTCTCGAGAAGAATACCGTCTTGAATGAAAAATCATTGTGTGTTGGCTTAGCCAGAGTCGGACATGATAGCCAGCAGATTGTGGTCTGCACACTCAGGCAAATGAGCAGCACAGACCTTGGCGGCCCTTTGCATTCAATGGTTATTCCTGCCAAGGACATGCATCCGCTGGAAGTTGAATTCCTGCAGCAATATGCGACAATCAAGTTAGACGAGTACAATAATTGA